In Miscanthus floridulus cultivar M001 chromosome 8, ASM1932011v1, whole genome shotgun sequence, the sequence GTCCCATATGTCAGCGTCCGCATCGGCCGCTGCAGCTACAACACAAAACGGTACTGTGCTCCGATCCGATCGTGCAACAAGTTCACAAATCACAACACACATCTCGTCACAACACGATACTCCTGCTCCATAAAAAACAGAGCGAAATAAAAATCGACGACGCCATCTATTTAAGGCTGAATCCGCCCTGCCTGCGTGGCCGTCCTCCCCATCGCGTCCTCTCCGCTCCGCTACCCCTCGCCGACCAGATCGCTACGAGACGCCGCGCGATCCGACCCAGGCCGACGCCGACGACCACTCTCGccgccggcggccatggcgtACGGAGACCACGTCACCACCTTCGAGGACTCCGAGAAGGAGAGCGAGTACGGCTATGTCCGCAAGGTCCgcgcctcctccctcctcccgctCGCATTGCTTGCGCCTAGATCCCGCTGCTCGATTTCGCGCGATCTCTGGTGGGCGCGGGCTGCACGGTACAGTGGCTGAGTCCTCGGCGTCTGGCGTGCTCGGATCGAGCTGAATTGCTGCCAGATTTGGTTGCCTGCGGGTTCTCGGTTTGGGATTTGGGTGGTGTTGACGGTTACTGTCGTGGATCTCTCAGGCGTGACTGGCCTTGTCCAGGTGGTGCTGGGATCTAGCCAGCATTGGTGGGGGTGGCTTGGACGCTTGGTCCAGTAGTTTGGAGATTGTGGAGTGGTATTTTGATTGACGATGTACTATTGTTTGATCCAATGTCTTGATTTGACTACCTCGATGCTTGAGGATTATTGTGGTATTTGGTTTGCGTTGCCATGTGATTAGTTCAATTAGTGGAAGATGTGCGTAAGTTTACCGTTTTTGTAGAAGCTAGATCCATTTTTTGAGCTTCTAATGCCACAATGTAGTTGCTTGTACCTTTGATGCTATATCCTATTACCTACCTTGGCTAATCGCCATCTGTTTACAAGAGATGACATCTTCCGCTGATGTTCTGCACCACCGTTATATATATAACAAGTCTCATTTTGTTCATGACGTATTGATTAACCTTGATGCTGGGTTATTGCAGGTCTCTGGACCTGTGGTCGTTGCTGATGGAATGGGCGGTGCTGCCATGTATGAACTTGTTCGCGTCGGGCATGATAACCTCATAGGGGAAATTATCCGTCTTGAGGGCGATTCAGCTACAATCCAAGGTATGCAACATGGCTGATCATCTATAATACATTATTCACCCTTGAGAAGTTCCTAGATATGGTACCAACCTTGCAAGCGCTGTCATTTGTGTGTTACAGTTTATGAGGAAACAGCTGGACTGATGGTTAATGACCCTGTTTTGAGAACAAGAAAGGTGCATTTTAGTTGTCTTTTAATCTTACTATATCTTTTAATGTCATTGTTTTCCTATCCTTTAACGTGTAATGGCTATTCCCATGCAGCCTCTTTCAGTTGAATTGGGACCTGGAATTCTTGGAAACATTTTTGATGGTATCCAGGTGCGCTGAACATGACAGGGCTCATTTTTGCGGTCATTTACTTTTGTTACTTTTTGTCTATTGTCCTTACCCCTCCTCTATTACGTTTGCAGCGCCCTCTAAAAACCATTGCTATTAAGTCAGGAGATGTGTATATACCTCGTGGTGTTTCAGTTCCTGCCCTTGACAAAGATGCATTGTGGGAATTTCAGCCAAAGAAGCTAGGTAATGACTTAATGTAGTACCTGCATTATCCAAATGGTCTTGCATGCTGTTTTTGTTATCTCTAAGTTGTATGTGAACTTCGATGTTATCTAAATAGATTTTCTTGTGTTATATTTCCAGGTGTTGGAGATGTCATCACAGGCGGAGATCTATATGCTGTAAGTTCCTATGACATTCATTCTTAAGACTAGCTGCCTGTGATATGTAGATGCATGCTGTTGACCCATGTTTACATCCTAATGATTGCTGACTGTGTGTTGCAGACTGTTTTTGAGAATACATTGATGCAGCACCATGTTGCTCTTCCGCCGGGTTCTATGGGGAAAATAAGTTACATTGCACCAGCTGGTCAGTACAACCTGCAGGTAGGTTGATATTATTGCCTTATACTAAGCCTTATTGATTTGGTGTCTTCTACCTCTGAGCTTTAATCTCAATCCTTGCTATTGTTTTTTTTATGCAGGACACGGTGCTAGAATTGGAATTTCAGGGCAGAAAAAAGAAATTTACCATGCTTCAGGTAAAAAAAGCTAATTGTCTTGTGCAGAAGATCAAGTTTCGTAAGGATTGAAGCATCCGTTTAATATGCTTAATTCATTTCCTTGCAGACATGGCCTGTGCGTTCACCAAGGCCTGTTGCGTCGAAGCTTGCTGCAGATACACCTCTTCTGACAGGGCAGGTTTGTCTATAAGTTGCCTTGAGCTTGGTTGTCTACAATTATCAATGCTTGCTAAAAACTTGAAATCGCCAAGCATTTTCAGATGATGTTTCCCTTTATCGTACTCTATTAAATCTTGAAGTCTTGTATGCTTTCAAATGGTTGCAGCGTGTACTGGATGCGCTATTCCCCTCAGTTCTGGGAGGCACTTGTGCTATTCCAGGAGCGTTTGGTTGTGGTAAAACTGTCATTAGTCAGGCACTTTCCAAGGTGATTTCCCCTCACCCTTTACTACTGCTCCTTCTGTTGCAGCTGTacatattttttttctcttttattGTCTTGATGGTCTCATTTTAACTTTGCCTAATGTTATCTGCAGTACTCCAATTCCGAAGCTGTGGTTTATGTGGGCTGTGGTGAACGAGGAAATGAGATGGCTGAGGTTCTCATGGACTTCCCCCAGTTGACGATGACATTGCCTGATGGCCGTGAGGAGTCAGTCATGAAGAGAACAACACTGGTGGCTAACACATCAAACATGCCTGTCGCTGCTCGTGAAGCCTCCATTTATACAGGTAAAACCCTGTTGCCTTGATATTTTACCTTTAGTTGTGTAGCCACAGATATCAAAGTGCTGTGGTAGGAAACATATCAATATCAGAAATATTTCACAGCACGTATTACCAAAATTGAAATATTACATGGTTAGGACTAGGAGACAGCCTTGATGATATGGGTGCCTCTGTCAGCTGTATCTCTGCTTGTTGCTGTTCAGTGCATAGTTTCTGTTAACAATCATATTCTGCCTTTTTTCCCTCAGGAATTACAATTGCTGAGTATTTCCGTGATATGGGCTACAACGTCAGTATGATGGCTGACTCCACCTCCCGATGGGCTGAGGCATTGCGTGAGATCTCAGGGCGTTTGGTATGTTACTCATCTTCTGTCCTCAAATTGGTGTATTTTAAAATAAGTATAAATAACATATAACAGATTATAGAaaacatttttaaaaaaaaaaaaatagtctCTAGTTCATCAGGTGTAATGCCAACATGATCTTTTAGTGATGTTGGATTTTCTCTCATTGCatcttactccctccattccaaattggaagatgttttggcttttctaggtacatagcttttgctacgcaCTTAGATGtacaatatgtct encodes:
- the LOC136471198 gene encoding V-type proton ATPase catalytic subunit A-like gives rise to the protein MAYGDHVTTFEDSEKESEYGYVRKVSGPVVVADGMGGAAMYELVRVGHDNLIGEIIRLEGDSATIQVYEETAGLMVNDPVLRTRKPLSVELGPGILGNIFDGIQRPLKTIAIKSGDVYIPRGVSVPALDKDALWEFQPKKLGVGDVITGGDLYATVFENTLMQHHVALPPGSMGKISYIAPAGQYNLQDTVLELEFQGRKKKFTMLQTWPVRSPRPVASKLAADTPLLTGQRVLDALFPSVLGGTCAIPGAFGCGKTVISQALSKYSNSEAVVYVGCGERGNEMAEVLMDFPQLTMTLPDGREESVMKRTTLVANTSNMPVAAREASIYTGITIAEYFRDMGYNVSMMADSTSRWAEALREISGRLAEMPADSGYPAYLASRLASFYERAGKVKCLGSPDRTGSVTIVGAVSPPGGDFSDPVTSATLSIVQVFWGLDKKLAQRKHFPSVNWLISYSKYSKALESFYEKFDPDFIDIRTNAREVLQREDDLNEIVQLVGKDALAESDKITLETAKLLREDYLAQNAFTPYDKFCPFYKSVWMMRNIIHFNTLANQAVERAAGTDGHKITYSVIKHRLGDLFYRLVSQKFEDPAEGEEALVAKFKKLYDDLTTGFRNLEDEAR